Genomic segment of Methanolobus mangrovi:
GAGGCTACATTCTTTGCTCACCAGAATGATACATGGGGTATTGTGGAAGTAGTGGATGAATGTCTTGAATTCCTGAGGGACAATAAGATGCTTGAAGGTGAAAAGACTCTATTACCTACTGCCCTTGGAAGGCTTGTGTCTACTCTATACATTGACCCTCTTTCAGGTGCTTACATAGTTGACGGGTTAAAGAAGGCTGATAATATTACAGATCTGACTCTATTGCATCTCATTTGCAAGACGCCGGATATGAGGCAGCTCTACATGAGGTCCAATGATTATGAGATTATCAATGATTTTGTCATGTCTCATAGTGATGAATTTGCAGAGATTCCGCCTCGATCCAGGGAGATTGATTATGAATGGTTTTTGGGTGAGGTAAAAACTGCTCTTCTGATACTTGACTGGATAAATGAGAAGTCACTTGAGCAGATAACCAAGAAATTCAATGTAGGTGAAGGTGATGTGCATGCATTTTCAGACATTGCTGTATGGCTGATGCATTCTACTTCAAGGCTTGCAGGTCTCATTTCTCCAGAACTGTCCAATGATGCCGTCAGCAAGGCTGTGGTGTTGGAAAAGAGAATACACTATGGTGCCTCTCCTGAACTTATTGAACTTGTCAGTATAAGGGGAATAGGTCGTGTGCGTGCCCGCAAGCTTTATGATAATGGCCTTAAGACTGTGGCAGACATACGAAACTCTAATCTGGATACTGTTTCAACTCTTATTGGTCAAAAGACGGCAGCAAAGCTGTTCAGTGAGGTAGGCATCCATTTAAAGCTCAGTTCGGATGATTCTGGGAAGGTAAGCTCAAAGGCAATGAGTTCATTGATGGAAAATGAGCAGATGACTTTCAGCGACTTTGAAAAATAAGGTGCCAACTCAGATGAAATCCTGTTTGAGACGTTAGTTTTAACCGTTATATATGATGAACAGGTATAAGCATCAGGAAATAATCATAATCATTTACTAATATCACTGATAATTAGCAATTTTACAGTATCCTTTCCGGGGAAATATCATGCTTTACAAGAAACTATCCGAACTTACCGATGAAGAAAGAGGCAGAATAATTGGTCGTGGTGGAGAACTTGCAGACGTTGGGGATACTGTTGCTGCTATCCTTAAGGATGTAAAACAGAATGGTGATGCAGCTCTGCGGGAATACACTAAGAAATTTGATGGTGCTGATATTGAAGCTATCGAAATCTCAAAAGAAGAGATCGATGAGGCTGTAAAAAATGTGGACCCTGCTCTTCTGGCACACCTTGAATTTGCTGCCAGTAATATCAGGAAATTCCATGAAGCACAGATGCCAAAAAAAATGTGGTTCATTGAAATATCTCCGGGCATTGAGCTTGGGCAGAAGGTCACAGCTCTTGAAAGCGTGGGTGCCTATGTGCCAGGTGGAAGAGCATCATATCCTTCCACTGCCCTTATGACAATAGTTCCCGCAAAGGTTGCAGGTGTCAAGAATGTTGTTATGTGTACACCTCCGGGTAAGGATGGAACAGTTAATCCGCTTACACTTGCGGCAGCAAAAGTAGCTGGTGCAGACCACGTTTATAAAATCGGTGGTGTGCAGGCAGTTGCCGGTATGGCATATGGTACTGAAAGTGTGCTGAAAGTTGACAAGATCGTAGGTCCGGGCAATGTCTTTGTGACCGCTGCAAAAATGCAGGTAAGGGACATGGCAGAGATTGATTTCCCGGCAGGCCCCAGTGAAGTGCTTATCATAGCTGATGATTCCTGTAATGCCAGAATGGCCGCATCGGATATGATAGCCCAGGCAGAACACGATCCGAATTCAGTTTCTGTTATTATCACAACATCTGAAAAGCTTGCAGAAGAAGTGCGGGATGAGGTTGTCAGGCAGGCAGCAAAAACCCTTAGAACAGAGATTGTGGCTACTTCTCTTGAAAATGCCGCAGTGCTGGTGGCCGATTCTATGGATGAATGTATTGCGTTTTCCAATGAGTTCGCTCCGGAGCACCTTGAGATAATGGTTGAGGATTCTGATGCTGTCCTCGAAGGAATAGAGCATGCAGGTTCCATATTCGTAGGCAATTATTCTCCGGTTCCCGTGGGTGACTATGCATCCGGTACCAATCACGTATTACCTACAGCAGGCTACGCAAGGATATACTCCGGCCTGAATATTGATCATTTCCTGAAATCTTCAAGCATACAAAAAATCAGCAAGCAGGGGCTTGAAACACTAAAAGATTCTGTCATTTCCATCGCCGAAAAAGAGGGTCTGAAGGCACATGCAGATTCTGTAAGGGCAAGGTTTGAATAACTGACCCTTTTATTTTTTTCTGTTACAAATCGGTAATTATTTAATAGGTGAATACATACATTATTTTAATAAGTTCTCTACGAACTGGAGGTGAGGGAGACTCATGAAAATAAGAGTTGTAAGTTCGCGAGAGGAAATACCGCAATTGAATCCAAATGAAAAGGTAATTCATCTTGCTTTCAGACCATCGAACAAGGATATATTTTCACTTGTCCAGACATGCCCAAAAGTGGAAGTGATCCAAATCCCGAGTTCTTACAGACGTACAGTCTCAAAGTCCATCGAGATGTTCATGAAAATGCAGAACATCAAGCTCGTTGAAGGTGATGTGTGGGGTCACAGGAAAGATATTAATGAATACTATAGTATCGCTCCGGCCTTGCTCGACAAGATCAAAGAGCTTAAGTCAGAAGGCATGTCTGATGAAAATATAGTGACCAAACTGGAACGTGAAGGAAAATTGAACAGGGAAATGCTGTTCTATATATTGGGTAAAAAGTAGGATTTCAAAAGGGTAGGATAAGGTGCGGTATCTAACGGTACAGCACTCCATTCATATTTAGTTAAGGTTTGTTTTTAGCCTTAAGATTCTTTTTATAAGATCATCTTTGTTTTCATACAATCGGTTTGTTTTTTCTTTAGATTATAAAGTTACCTTGTTTTCATCATGTCTTCGGGACGATGCATATTTATAACTTGGTAAGTTCATTATCATCTAAAAAAGATATACAGGATTTCATTAACATGGCCCAGAAATATGGTAAAGTCTATTTGGTTGGTTCAGGCCCGGGTGATCCGGAACTATTAACGCTCAAAGCACGCAGGCTTCTAGATACTGCTGAAGTTGTGGTATATGACCAGCTTCCAGGGAAGGCTATTATTGATTCTATCTCTGGAACTGCTGAAAAGATAGACGCAGGTAAACATGCAGGTGAACATACCCTCACCCAGGACGAGATAAATGCTCTCATCATCCAAAAGGCAAAGGAAGGCAAGGATGTAGTTCGTCTGAAAGGCGGTGACCCATACATGTTTGGTCGAGGAGGGGAAGAGGCCCAGGAACTGATCGCTGAAGGCATTGAATTTGAAGTTGTGCCGGGCATAACATCTGCTGTTGCTGTTCCTGCATATGCGGGCATACCTGTGACCCATAGGGATCATGCTTCAATGGTGACTTTCATCACAGGGCATGAGGACCCGACAAAAGAAGAAAGTGCACTTGACTGGGAGACACTTGCAAAATTCGATGGAACTATTGTCATATTCATGGGCGTGAAAATGCTTGGCAGGAATGTCGGGGAACTCATGAAATACGGCAAGGACCCAAAGACTCCCGTAGCCCTTATAGAAAGAGGTACGAGGCCGGACCAGCGTGTTACAACAGGTTTCCTTGATAATATTGCTGAGATCGCAAAAGAAAGAGGTGTCAAAGCTCCTGCAATTACAGTAGTAGGAAGCGTTGTCACACTTCACGATATACTTGGCGAACAGACTTCAGGCAGTTTTGAATAGAAGGTATTTCCTATGGCAGAACAAGTCAAAAGACCGTTACTTGCAATAATGAGGCCGCAGCGCTATCTTAAAGAGTCAACCGAACTTGCAGATTCCATGGGTTTTGAACCCCTGGCGGTTCCTATGATCGAACTTGCCGACATGAAGGATGAATACTTCGATGGGTTTGTCGAAAGGGTTCTCTCCGGCGTTTCGGACTATGTGATCATTACAAGTGCCAATGGGATTGATTTTACTCTTAACAAGATTCCTTCCGATAACAGGGAAAAGTTCATTGAGGCGTTGAATGCTACAAAGGTCATAGCCATTGGTCCGACGACCCGGAAAGCACTGGAAAATCTGGGTATCAATGTAATTGGAATGCCTGGTGTCTACAGTTCCGAAGGACTTGTGGAATTCCTCTGTCCTAATATAAAAGGCAAAGTTGTTGACACAGCCAGGAGTTTCTATGGTTCCTCCCTGCTTATAGAGGGCCTTAAGGACTGTGGTGCTGAAGTACATGAAACCAATGTTTATACGCTTACCAAACCGGAAGGTGACGTACAGGAAGATTTCATGCGCAGAGTGCTTGATGGTGATGTCGATGTATTTGCGTTCACAAGTTCCATGATGGTGCGTAATTTCTTTGAACATGCGGTAAGCCAGACCACAAAGGAAGAAGTAATCAACATTATGAACAATTCCGTAGTTGCGGCCATAGGCATACCTACGGCACAAACACTTGAAAGTTATGGCGTGAAGGTTTCAGTTACTCCGGGGAAATTCACTTTCGAAGATATTCTTAAAAAAGTCCAGGAATTGCTGAGTTAAGCATTTCCTGAACATTCCTGTTTTTCTGTGTTATCTACCATAGATGTAATATATGATGATGATATAGAGTTCGCACATATTCTAATGATTTTCTTCTATTCTTCTATTTCGGAGTCCTGATCATGATAGGTATTTCAAAACTCTATTGCAGAACCGTGGAGCCCTCGGATGCACTTCGCTATGGGCGTGATTCAAAAAAACTTCCATCCCACCTCCTCCAGTTCTCAAAAGATAAAAAAACGGTTGTAGTGTGGAATGTTACTCAGCGCTGCAACCTCAAATGTGTTCATTGTTATGCACATTCAAAGGATATTGATTACAAAAATGAGCTTACGCTTGAGCAAGGCAAGGCACTCATAGATGATCTTGCTGATTTTGGATGTCCTGCTATTTTGTTCTCAGGAGGGGAACCCCTGATGAGAAAAGATCTTCCTGAACTGGCAGGTTATGCCACATCAAAGGGCATAAGAGCTGTGATCTCCACCAACGGAACCATGATCACGCCGGAAATAGCAAGGAAGCTCAAAGACATTGGCCTTTCCTACGTAGGGATATCCATTGATGGTATGCGTGAGACCAACGATAAATTCCGTGGCATCGAAGGCTCTTTTGACAGGGCAATGCAAGGTCTTCATAACTGCCAGAAAGAAGGAATCAAAGTTGGACTGCGTTTTACTATCAATCGCCATAATGTACATGATATTCCGGCAATATTTGATCTGATAGAAAGGGAAAACATCCCTCGTATCTGTTTCTACCACCTTGTATATTCAGGACGTGGTTCTGATATGATCAACGAGGATCTGTCCCTTGAAGAAAGCCGTCAGACTGTAGACCTCCTGATAGATAAGACCAGGGACCTGCACAGCAAGGGTAAAATGGTGGAAGTCCTCACAGTTGATAATCATTGTGATGGTCCGTACATATACCTGCGTCTTCTGAAAGAGGATCCAGAGAGAGCTGCTGAAGTTTTAGAACTCCTGAACATGAACAGAGGCAATTCTTCCGGAATTGGCTTTGGCTGTGTATCATGGGATGGTTCTGTTCATCCTGATCAGTTCTGGAGACATCACTCCTTTGGAAACATAAAGGACCGCAAGTTCAGTGAAATATGGAGAGATACCACTGATGAACTAATGGCAGGACTTAAGGACCGCAAGCCGCTTATCAAGGAAAATGCAGACAGGTGTGCCAAATGCAAATGGTTTGATGTATGTAACGGTAACTTCCGTGTACGTGCTGAATCTGTTTATAGCAATATATGGGCAGATGATCCGGCATGCTACCTTAGTAATGAAGAGATCGGTTACGATGATTTCCAGTAACCGTTCTTTTTCAGGTATGCATCTGTGGGATCATATAGTCTACTAATACATATGCCATGATTACCATTATAATGGCCAGAAATGCAAATTTAAATACGAGTTTTACGATCATGCATTCATCTCTTTACTTTTCATCGGCTTTCAGGATGCCTTTGTTTAAGGGTGGAGATGAACACGTATAAAAAAGATGTGGCAACCGATGCCACAAATACTATATTTTTAATAAACAGAATCAAACTTCTATACAGTTCTGCCATACACCGTGAACGTTGCAGTATTCAAGAGCGCAGAATGACTTGAAGTCATCGATGTTGTTCACGTGGAAAGTTGCAACAGGGTCGGTGTGTACTGGTTCGAAGGTCATTTTTCCAAAGTTGACTGTTTTTCCTTCTTTAGTAACGCCGTAGAGTTCTACCCATTCGATATGATGTTCGACTGTGTTTGGGTGTGGCACTTCTTTTCCGACGACTACTCGTACAAAGTCAGCTTTTGATTGTCCATGTCCTCTGATAAGCTCTATCTCAGGAACATGTTTCTCTTTACCTTCAACATCCTTCCCTTTTAAAATATCTCCGAATTCCATATTTTCACCTTTTAATGTAATAGTAATTTTTTATTATTCCTTTGCAGGCGGATTGAAAACTCTTGCTTCAAGTTCCTTGTCAATCATGAAAAGGCCGTTCCCGTCCTTGCCTACAAGTTTGAGCTTTGCTATCATTTCATTATCATTTGCTTCTTCCTCTATCTGCTCTGTAACGAACCACTGGAGGAATATCTGGGTTGCGTAATCCTTTTCTTCATTTGCAAGGTCTACAAGTCCATGTATTGACTTTGTTATGAACTGCTCATGCTTCAATGTTGCTTCAAACATCTCTAATGGAGTTCCAAAGTTTCCTGGCGGCTTTTCGATGGCATTCAGGACTACTTTTTCACCCTGATTGTTCACGTAGTCATATATCTTCATGGCATGACTCATTTCTTCATTGTACTGAACCATGAACCAGTTGGCAAAACCATTAAGTCCTACGTAGCTACAGTGTGCTGACATGTCCATGTAAAGAAATGCAGAGTACATTTCCTTATTGATCTGCCCGTTAAGGGCTTCTGTCATCTTTTTGCTTATCATTTACTTTCTCCATTATTGATTTTTAGATAATTAGAATACAACAATTTCGTAGCCTTCATCCATATATCGTGACATGCTTGGATGTCCGAACATTTCATCACACAATGGCAAAAGCTGCTGCTTTGCACTTTCAAGACTCTCCATTTTAGCTGCACAGGCCATGCATACGCAGTCTATCAATCCTGCATCCTTTGCTTTTGTGTAAAGGTTGGTAAAGGGTCTTTTCACATCTTCTGCTTCTTTTACAAGGCGTGTTGCAGAACCTTCTATGATCAATTTGACATCATAGCCTTTCTCTTTCAAATCAAGTGTATTCATTAAAGCATGAATGAAACACATTTCCTCCCCATTAAAAGCAAAAACAGCTATCTTTCTGGTCATAGGATCACCTTATGTGGTAATTTACCTCGCCTTCCCCTTTGAACTATTGAATAGATTTGTATAAAGTGTTTTCGGTTTCCTGATATTTTTATTCAAAGTACGAAGGTACCGTTGCAAAATGATTCTATTCTCTGAAAGAACAAAATAGCAGAAGAATACTAAATTCTCCTCCTAAATGTTTTGTCCATTTGCATATGACTGGGCATACAATAGGACACATGGTCCAGGCGGCACCATCAAACATTCGTCAAGGAAATGTTTGCTTTCAATCGTACACCAGTGACCTTTTGTCCATTCTGGGTAATCTGTAAGGTATTCTGTCGTGCAGGAACTTGCCTCTTTTTGAAAACATTTGAAGGTTCTGCTCCTTTATGTTTGTTATACTGTCTGTAGGGTCAGTATCTTTGGTTCTAACCAGATAATTTAAATAATCTGACACCACTTAGGATAAAAAAACACAATCAATACATTCAATTACGATATTAATTGATTATACTTATCGGAGAGTCACAATGACCATTCCAAAAGAATATGACCCACACATTATAGAGCCTAAATGGCGTGATTCATGGAATATGTCCATGTATCATTTCGACTGGAAAGATGAAAGCAGACCCCAGTTCATAATTGATACGCCACCACCATATCCTACTGGCAATTTCCATATTGGTAACTCCCTTAACTGGTGTTACATCGATTTTGTTGCAAGATACAAGCGTATGTGTGGATATAATGTGATGTTCCCGCAGGGATGGGACTGCCACGGTCTTCCTACGGAAGTGAAAGTAGAAGAAATCCATGGTATCACAAAGAACGAGGTTCCAAGGGAAGAGTTCAGGAACATGTGCCGTGAACTTACTGTTGGCAACATCGAGAAAATGAGGAACACGATGCTCAATCTCGGTTTCTCAACTGACTGGAGCAATGAATTTGTGACGATGGAGCCGGAGTACTATTCCAAGACCCAGAGGTCTTTCAGGAAAATGTATGACATGAACCGTCTTTACCAGTCCGAACACCCGGTAAACTGGTGTCCAAGATGTGAAACAGCTATTGCTTTTGCAGAAGTTGAATATGATTCAAGGGAAACAAAGCTTAACTACCTGTATTTTGACGGGCTTCAGATCGCTACATCCAGACCTGAGTTACTTGCAGCATGTGTTGCAGTGGCTATCAATCCGGAAGATGAGCGCTATAAGGAACACCTGGGCTCAACGGTCAAGGTGCCTCTTTTCGGTCATGACGTCAAGGTTATCGGTGACAAGGATGTAGATCCTGAATTCGGTACCGGTGTAGTTATGATATGTACCTTTGGTGACAAGCAGGATGTAAGATGGTGGATGGAACACGATCTTCCACTGCGAAAGGCCATTGACAAGAGCGGCCTTATGACTGATATTGCTGGTAAGTACAAGGGAATGTCTATTCCTGAATGTAAGAAAGCCATTATTGAAGACCTTGAAAAAGCAGGTCATCTCTTTGAGCAGAAACCACTTGAACAGAATGTCGGTATGTGCTGGAGATGCAGCACTCCTATTGAGATCCTTTCCGAACGCCAGTGGTTCATCAAGATAGACACCGATGAGGTGTCAAAGGCATCAAATGATATCGAGTGGCTGCCTGAGTATATGAAGGTCAGGCTTGACAACTGGACCAATACAATGGAATGGGACTGGTGTATATCCCGCCAGAGGCTCTTTGCAACACCAATACCTGTATGGTACTGCAAGCACTGTGACGAGGTAATGGTTGCAAAGGAAGAATGGATGCCTATTGATCCAACACAGCAGCAACCACCTGAAGCCTGTAAATGTGGCAGTACTGAGTTTGAAGCCGAAGAGGATGTTCTGGATACATGGATGGATTCATCTATCACAGCACTTCATGTTTCAGGATGGCTTACTGATCATGAGATGAGGTTGCCTGCACAACTTCGTCCACAGGGACACGATATTATCAGGACCTGGGCATTCTATACAATATTACGCTCTATGGCTATAACTGGTAAAAAACCGTGGGATGCCATTTTGGTAAATGGTATGGTGCTTGGAGAAGATGGACACAAGATGAGCAAATCACTTGGTAACGTCATAGCTCCTGAAGAAGTTATCAAAGACTACAGTGCAGACTCTTTCAGACAATGGGCGGCCATCGGTGGTTCACCAGGGTCTGATGTGATGTTCCGCTGGAAGGATGTTGTATCTGCATCAAGGTTCTTCACAAAGATGTGGAGTATCTATCGGTTTGCAATGTCTCATCTCGAAGATTACGAGCACTGTGATATGGATGTATCCGAGCTGAAGATAGTCGACAGGTGGCTTTTCAGTAATCTGAACACTCTTGTAAGATCAGTTACCGGGTCAATGGATGCCTATCAGTTTGACGAGGCATTCAAAGCTGTCAGGGGTTTCACATGGGATGTCCTTGCAGACAATTATATCGAACTTGTCAAATCACGTCTGTATGGTGATGACGAGTCCGGAAAGAAAGCTGCAAAATACACTTTATATGTTGCAATTGACACTCTTTCCCGGTTGCTTGCTCCATTTGCTCCGTTCTTTGCAGAGGAAATGTTCTCTCGTATCGGTGATGGCAGTGTGCATGTTCATTCATGGCCAAAAGTTTGCGAGTCCATGATAGATGCTGACATTGAGAAGTCCGGTGAATTCATAAAGGATGTTGCAAGCAATGTGAGGAGATACAAATCCGAGCATGGTATAGCACTCAATGCTCCTCTTGAGAAAATAGAGATATATGGAAGCCTTGCAGACATAACTGATGTACTGGGCGCAACGAACTCTCCCGTAGAGGTTATTGCAGGTGAGCCTGATTTCGAGCATGTTCCTGTGAATGTCAAACCTAATATGGGCGTGATCGGTCCGAAATTCAGGGGACAGGCAAAGGACATAATCAATGCACTGATCGAAGAGAATCCTAAAAAGATCGCTGATGAGATTGCAAAAGGAAAAATAACTGTAAAAGTTAACGGTGATATGCTTGAACTTGACCCTGAGTGTGTTGAGGTGGAGAAGGAAGTTGTCTCAGCAGGAAGGTCAGTTGATGTTCTTGATATCAGTGGAGTTCCTGTAGTTATTGTAAGATGAAGTTTTTAAGGATGCATTATGCGGACCCTGTCCGCATAAACTTTAAGAGCATCCGCCACTTATTTTAGCATAGTAATTATCAGGGTAACAACAATCGGGTAATATTTATCTGTTTGACAGGTGATT
This window contains:
- a CDS encoding uroporphyrinogen-III synthase; this translates as MAEQVKRPLLAIMRPQRYLKESTELADSMGFEPLAVPMIELADMKDEYFDGFVERVLSGVSDYVIITSANGIDFTLNKIPSDNREKFIEALNATKVIAIGPTTRKALENLGINVIGMPGVYSSEGLVEFLCPNIKGKVVDTARSFYGSSLLIEGLKDCGAEVHETNVYTLTKPEGDVQEDFMRRVLDGDVDVFAFTSSMMVRNFFEHAVSQTTKEEVINIMNNSVVAAIGIPTAQTLESYGVKVSVTPGKFTFEDILKKVQELLS
- the ahbC gene encoding 12,18-didecarboxysiroheme deacetylase gives rise to the protein MIGISKLYCRTVEPSDALRYGRDSKKLPSHLLQFSKDKKTVVVWNVTQRCNLKCVHCYAHSKDIDYKNELTLEQGKALIDDLADFGCPAILFSGGEPLMRKDLPELAGYATSKGIRAVISTNGTMITPEIARKLKDIGLSYVGISIDGMRETNDKFRGIEGSFDRAMQGLHNCQKEGIKVGLRFTINRHNVHDIPAIFDLIERENIPRICFYHLVYSGRGSDMINEDLSLEESRQTVDLLIDKTRDLHSKGKMVEVLTVDNHCDGPYIYLRLLKEDPERAAEVLELLNMNRGNSSGIGFGCVSWDGSVHPDQFWRHHSFGNIKDRKFSEIWRDTTDELMAGLKDRKPLIKENADRCAKCKWFDVCNGNFRVRAESVYSNIWADDPACYLSNEEIGYDDFQ
- a CDS encoding desulfoferrodoxin family protein, encoding MEFGDILKGKDVEGKEKHVPEIELIRGHGQSKADFVRVVVGKEVPHPNTVEHHIEWVELYGVTKEGKTVNFGKMTFEPVHTDPVATFHVNNIDDFKSFCALEYCNVHGVWQNCIEV
- a CDS encoding ferritin, whose product is MISKKMTEALNGQINKEMYSAFLYMDMSAHCSYVGLNGFANWFMVQYNEEMSHAMKIYDYVNNQGEKVVLNAIEKPPGNFGTPLEMFEATLKHEQFITKSIHGLVDLANEEKDYATQIFLQWFVTEQIEEEANDNEMIAKLKLVGKDGNGLFMIDKELEARVFNPPAKE
- a CDS encoding valine--tRNA ligase, producing MTIPKEYDPHIIEPKWRDSWNMSMYHFDWKDESRPQFIIDTPPPYPTGNFHIGNSLNWCYIDFVARYKRMCGYNVMFPQGWDCHGLPTEVKVEEIHGITKNEVPREEFRNMCRELTVGNIEKMRNTMLNLGFSTDWSNEFVTMEPEYYSKTQRSFRKMYDMNRLYQSEHPVNWCPRCETAIAFAEVEYDSRETKLNYLYFDGLQIATSRPELLAACVAVAINPEDERYKEHLGSTVKVPLFGHDVKVIGDKDVDPEFGTGVVMICTFGDKQDVRWWMEHDLPLRKAIDKSGLMTDIAGKYKGMSIPECKKAIIEDLEKAGHLFEQKPLEQNVGMCWRCSTPIEILSERQWFIKIDTDEVSKASNDIEWLPEYMKVRLDNWTNTMEWDWCISRQRLFATPIPVWYCKHCDEVMVAKEEWMPIDPTQQQPPEACKCGSTEFEAEEDVLDTWMDSSITALHVSGWLTDHEMRLPAQLRPQGHDIIRTWAFYTILRSMAITGKKPWDAILVNGMVLGEDGHKMSKSLGNVIAPEEVIKDYSADSFRQWAAIGGSPGSDVMFRWKDVVSASRFFTKMWSIYRFAMSHLEDYEHCDMDVSELKIVDRWLFSNLNTLVRSVTGSMDAYQFDEAFKAVRGFTWDVLADNYIELVKSRLYGDDESGKKAAKYTLYVAIDTLSRLLAPFAPFFAEEMFSRIGDGSVHVHSWPKVCESMIDADIEKSGEFIKDVASNVRRYKSEHGIALNAPLEKIEIYGSLADITDVLGATNSPVEVIAGEPDFEHVPVNVKPNMGVIGPKFRGQAKDIINALIEENPKKIADEIAKGKITVKVNGDMLELDPECVEVEKEVVSAGRSVDVLDISGVPVVIVR
- a CDS encoding DUF1699 family protein; its protein translation is MKIRVVSSREEIPQLNPNEKVIHLAFRPSNKDIFSLVQTCPKVEVIQIPSSYRRTVSKSIEMFMKMQNIKLVEGDVWGHRKDINEYYSIAPALLDKIKELKSEGMSDENIVTKLEREGKLNREMLFYILGKK
- the hisD gene encoding histidinol dehydrogenase; translated protein: MLYKKLSELTDEERGRIIGRGGELADVGDTVAAILKDVKQNGDAALREYTKKFDGADIEAIEISKEEIDEAVKNVDPALLAHLEFAASNIRKFHEAQMPKKMWFIEISPGIELGQKVTALESVGAYVPGGRASYPSTALMTIVPAKVAGVKNVVMCTPPGKDGTVNPLTLAAAKVAGADHVYKIGGVQAVAGMAYGTESVLKVDKIVGPGNVFVTAAKMQVRDMAEIDFPAGPSEVLIIADDSCNARMAASDMIAQAEHDPNSVSVIITTSEKLAEEVRDEVVRQAAKTLRTEIVATSLENAAVLVADSMDECIAFSNEFAPEHLEIMVEDSDAVLEGIEHAGSIFVGNYSPVPVGDYASGTNHVLPTAGYARIYSGLNIDHFLKSSSIQKISKQGLETLKDSVISIAEKEGLKAHADSVRARFE
- a CDS encoding DsrE family protein — its product is MTRKIAVFAFNGEEMCFIHALMNTLDLKEKGYDVKLIIEGSATRLVKEAEDVKRPFTNLYTKAKDAGLIDCVCMACAAKMESLESAKQQLLPLCDEMFGHPSMSRYMDEGYEIVVF
- the cobA gene encoding uroporphyrinogen-III C-methyltransferase; this translates as MAQKYGKVYLVGSGPGDPELLTLKARRLLDTAEVVVYDQLPGKAIIDSISGTAEKIDAGKHAGEHTLTQDEINALIIQKAKEGKDVVRLKGGDPYMFGRGGEEAQELIAEGIEFEVVPGITSAVAVPAYAGIPVTHRDHASMVTFITGHEDPTKEESALDWETLAKFDGTIVIFMGVKMLGRNVGELMKYGKDPKTPVALIERGTRPDQRVTTGFLDNIAEIAKERGVKAPAITVVGSVVTLHDILGEQTSGSFE